A window of the Tiliqua scincoides isolate rTilSci1 chromosome 5, rTilSci1.hap2, whole genome shotgun sequence genome harbors these coding sequences:
- the LOC136653872 gene encoding olfactory receptor 4Q3-like, producing the protein MNGSTVAEFVFLDFSCSRSARFILLTLVLTCYITILLGNTLIMVTVWTEPKLFQCPMYLFLVNLSLHDMTLGSIASPKLVTHLLNSGGTISYGECMAQICSQHFFGGSEIFLLAVMAYDHYVAICHPLRYTTIMNRQHCFGLLIFCWIGGLIHGIFQVAVMALLPYCGANVLDNFYCDITQLIKLACSETSVDEILLIVSDGLVIVPSLLALLVSYATILATVCGRFGKDGSKALSTCSSHLSVVGLFFGPSIFVYLKPSSYSQVDKMASVFYMVVTPALNPLIYTLRNQEVKRAIGKLKNKCQCILVPQRE; encoded by the coding sequence ATGAATGGGTCAACAGTTGCAGAGTTTGTCTTCCTGGACTTCTCCTGCTCTCGCTCTGCTCGGTTCATCCTTTTAACTCTGGTCTTGACCTGCTACATCACCATCCTTCTGGGAAACACGCTTATCATGGTGACGGTGTGGACTGAGCCCAAACTCTTTCAGTGCCCCATGTACTTGTTCCTGGTTAATCTTTCCCTCCATGATATGACATTGGGCTCTATAGCATCTCCCAAACTAGTGACTCACCTGTTGAACAGCGGTGGAACCATTTCTTATGGAGAATGCATGGCCCAGATATGTAGCCAACACTTTTTTGGTGGTTCAGAAATTTTCCTCCTTGCTGTCATGGCCTACGATcactatgtggccatctgccacccactgagaTACACAACTATCATGAACCGACAACATTGCTTCGGTCTCCTCATATTTTGCTGGATAGGGGGACTCATTCATGGCATTTTCCAGGTAGCAGTCATGGCCCTACTACCATATTGTGGAGCGAATGTGTTAGATAATTTCTATTGTGACATCACACAGTTGATCAAGCTGGCCTGTTCAGAAACCTCTGTTGATGAAATACTCTTGATAGTCAGTGATGGCCTAGTAATTGTACCCTCCCTTCTGGCCTTGCTGGTTTCATATGCCACCATCCTGGCCACCGTCTGTGGCCGTTTTGGGAAGGATGGTAGTAAGGCTCTGTCCACCTGCAGTTCCCACCTGTCAGTAGTTGGCCTTTTCTTTGGACCCAGTATCTTTGTGTATCTGAAGCCCTCCTCCTACTCCCAGGTGGACAAAATGGCCTCTGTGTTCTACATGGTGGTCACTCCTGCACTCAATCCTCTGATCTACACTCTGAGGAACCAAGAGGTGAAGAGAGCCATAGGGAAGTTGAAAAACAAGTGTCAATGCATTCTGGTTCCTCAGAGGGAGTGA